Proteins from a genomic interval of Microbacterium esteraromaticum:
- a CDS encoding Gfo/Idh/MocA family protein, translating into MTDAREIGIIMNGVSGRMGYRQHLVRSILAIRDQGGIELPDGTKVTVKPLLVGRNEAKLAEIAAQHDIADYTTDLDAALADPQWEIYADFLVTKARATAIRKAIAAGKAIYTEKPTAESVDEALELARLAQQAGVKTGVVHDKLYLPGLQKLKRLIDSGFFGRILSVRGEFGYWVFEGDWQPAQRPSWNYRTDDGGGIISDMFPHWNYVLENLFGEVKSVYAQAAVHIADRWDEKGEHYTATAEDAAYGIFELDGGVIAEINSSWTVRVNRDELVEFQVDGTHGSAVVGLFGCKIQPRNATPKPVWNPDLEDTHDYDADWQNVPTNDVFLNGFRQQWEEYLTSYVLGTEYDFDLLAGARGVQFAEAGLTSSAEGRKVAIEKLSL; encoded by the coding sequence ATGACCGACGCACGCGAGATCGGCATCATCATGAACGGCGTCTCCGGGCGCATGGGCTACCGCCAGCACCTGGTGCGATCGATCCTGGCGATCCGCGACCAGGGCGGCATCGAGCTCCCCGACGGCACGAAGGTCACCGTCAAGCCGCTGCTCGTCGGCCGCAACGAGGCCAAGCTCGCCGAGATCGCCGCGCAGCACGACATCGCCGACTACACCACCGACCTCGACGCCGCTCTGGCCGACCCGCAGTGGGAGATCTACGCCGACTTCCTGGTGACCAAGGCGCGCGCCACCGCTATCCGCAAGGCCATCGCCGCCGGAAAGGCGATCTACACCGAGAAGCCCACGGCCGAGTCGGTGGATGAGGCGCTCGAGCTGGCGCGCCTGGCGCAGCAGGCCGGCGTCAAGACCGGTGTGGTGCACGACAAGCTCTACCTGCCGGGCCTGCAGAAGCTCAAGCGCCTGATCGACTCGGGCTTCTTCGGTCGCATCCTGTCGGTGCGGGGCGAGTTCGGCTACTGGGTGTTCGAGGGCGACTGGCAGCCCGCGCAGCGCCCGTCGTGGAACTACCGCACCGATGACGGTGGCGGCATCATCAGCGACATGTTCCCGCACTGGAACTACGTGCTCGAGAACCTCTTCGGCGAGGTCAAGAGCGTGTACGCGCAGGCCGCCGTGCACATCGCCGATCGCTGGGATGAGAAGGGCGAGCACTACACCGCCACCGCCGAAGACGCCGCGTACGGCATCTTCGAGCTCGACGGCGGCGTGATCGCCGAGATCAACTCGTCGTGGACCGTGCGCGTCAACCGCGACGAGCTCGTCGAGTTCCAGGTCGACGGCACGCACGGTTCGGCCGTCGTGGGCCTGTTCGGCTGCAAGATACAGCCGCGCAACGCCACGCCCAAGCCGGTCTGGAACCCCGACCTCGAAGACACCCACGACTACGACGCCGACTGGCAGAACGTCCCCACCAACGACGTCTTCCTCAACGGCTTCCGTCAGCAGTGGGAGGAGTACCTCACCTCGTACGTCCTGGGCACCGAGTACGACTTCGACCTGCTCGCCGGTGCGCGCGGTGTGCAGTTCGCCGAGGCGGGCCTCACCTCCAGCGCCGAAGGGCGCAAGGTGGCGATCGAGAAGCTGTCGCTCTGA
- a CDS encoding MFS transporter, which translates to MSTTAATHSDPVPQRSAREVFTAISGLIVGMFVAVLSGTVVSTSLPVIVADLGGTQSQYTWVITASLLATAVSTPVWGKLADLLDRKILVQLSLILFTVGTVTAGFSVDMNMLIAVRVVQGIGVGGLMSLVMVAVALLISPRERGKYMGVVGGVMAFATIGGPLLGGVITDTWGWRANFFIGVPFAVLALILLQVTLHLPKPQKAKVSIDYLGIVLLAVGVSTLLIWVSMGGSQFAWDSATSWILASIAGVFLVAFIAVEFVVKEPIVPMSLFRNRTFTLSVIASIAIGVSMFATSVFLAQYFQLARGATPTESGLMTIPMIVGQMGASIIIGQLVSRFGKWKGWMLTGSALTLIGVTLMSTLRYDTPFALVATYMFVLGAGLGMVMQNLTLIVQNDTPPQQLGAASSNVNFFRTIAGTIGVTIMGALLASRVGVYIADGLAGFTPAAPDEVDALQGLASGDVPKVGELPDSIRVIVESAYGHGIADAFMIAIPLAVVGVIAIAFIRNKPLSTKTSAELLREQAEESTIEVAEAEVGASMAVTGGIRVVSDAGGDGARTR; encoded by the coding sequence TTGAGTACCACCGCAGCCACCCATTCGGATCCCGTCCCGCAGCGCTCCGCGCGCGAGGTCTTCACCGCCATCTCGGGCCTCATCGTCGGCATGTTCGTCGCCGTCCTTTCGGGCACGGTCGTCTCGACCTCGCTGCCGGTGATCGTCGCAGACCTCGGCGGAACGCAATCGCAGTACACCTGGGTGATCACCGCGAGCCTGCTCGCCACAGCTGTCTCGACGCCGGTCTGGGGAAAGCTCGCCGACCTTCTCGACCGCAAGATCCTGGTGCAGCTGTCGCTCATCCTCTTCACTGTCGGCACGGTGACCGCCGGGTTCTCGGTCGACATGAACATGCTCATCGCGGTGCGCGTCGTGCAGGGCATCGGCGTCGGCGGTCTGATGTCGTTGGTCATGGTCGCCGTGGCACTTCTGATCTCTCCCCGTGAGCGTGGCAAGTACATGGGGGTGGTCGGCGGTGTCATGGCGTTCGCCACGATCGGCGGGCCGCTACTCGGCGGCGTCATCACCGACACGTGGGGGTGGCGCGCCAACTTCTTCATCGGCGTCCCCTTCGCGGTGCTCGCCCTGATCCTGCTGCAGGTGACCCTGCACCTGCCCAAGCCGCAGAAGGCCAAGGTCTCTATCGACTATCTCGGCATCGTTCTGCTGGCTGTGGGGGTGTCAACCCTGCTGATCTGGGTGTCGATGGGCGGCAGCCAGTTCGCGTGGGATTCCGCCACCAGCTGGATCCTCGCGAGCATCGCAGGTGTCTTCCTGGTCGCCTTCATCGCCGTCGAGTTCGTCGTGAAAGAGCCGATCGTGCCGATGTCGCTGTTCCGCAACCGCACGTTCACGCTCTCGGTGATCGCCTCGATCGCGATCGGTGTGTCGATGTTCGCCACGTCCGTCTTCCTCGCCCAGTACTTCCAGTTGGCGCGGGGCGCCACGCCGACCGAGTCGGGACTGATGACGATCCCGATGATCGTCGGTCAGATGGGTGCGTCGATCATCATCGGCCAGTTGGTGAGCCGCTTCGGAAAGTGGAAGGGGTGGATGCTGACCGGCTCGGCGCTCACCCTGATCGGCGTCACACTGATGTCGACGCTGCGCTATGACACCCCGTTCGCCCTCGTCGCCACCTACATGTTCGTGCTCGGCGCGGGACTCGGCATGGTCATGCAGAACCTCACGCTGATCGTTCAGAACGACACCCCGCCGCAGCAGCTTGGTGCGGCATCGTCGAACGTGAACTTCTTCCGTACGATCGCCGGCACGATCGGCGTGACCATCATGGGTGCGCTGCTCGCCTCCCGTGTCGGGGTCTACATCGCCGACGGCCTGGCCGGTTTCACCCCGGCGGCGCCCGACGAGGTTGACGCGTTGCAGGGGCTGGCTTCCGGAGACGTCCCGAAGGTCGGAGAGCTGCCCGACAGCATCCGAGTCATCGTGGAATCCGCGTACGGGCACGGCATCGCCGACGCCTTCATGATCGCCATTCCACTGGCGGTGGTCGGGGTCATCGCGATCGCGTTCATCCGCAACAAGCCCCTGTCGACCAAGACCTCGGCCGAACTGCTGCGGGAGCAGGCCGAGGAATCGACGATCGAGGTCGCCGAGGCAGAGGTCGGCGCATCGATGGCCGTCACCGGTGGCATCCGCGTCGTTTCGGATGCCGGAGGCGACGGTGCACGCACACGCTGA
- a CDS encoding MarR family winged helix-turn-helix transcriptional regulator encodes MTAAPHAADGAAVGADASDGTDGRIGVGDIELDQAVSRVEHELGRLFARIRVGWREAAASVHPDLQPLGYQVLTSIVNGTATTAGEIIDRLQTDKSTVSRQVRQLEELGLVDSIRDPDDRRARRLVATELAQERVEIARATYKERLGDRLRAWSADDLEHFADLLDALGR; translated from the coding sequence ATGACCGCCGCCCCGCACGCGGCCGACGGTGCTGCCGTCGGCGCCGATGCCTCAGACGGCACGGACGGCCGCATCGGCGTGGGCGACATCGAGCTCGATCAGGCCGTCTCGCGCGTCGAGCACGAGCTCGGGCGGCTGTTCGCCCGCATCCGAGTGGGATGGCGTGAGGCGGCGGCCTCGGTGCATCCGGATCTGCAGCCGCTCGGCTACCAGGTGCTCACGTCGATCGTGAACGGCACGGCGACAACGGCGGGCGAGATCATCGATCGACTGCAGACCGACAAGTCCACGGTGAGTCGTCAGGTGCGTCAGCTCGAAGAGCTGGGGCTGGTCGACAGCATCCGTGACCCCGACGACCGACGCGCTCGCCGCCTCGTCGCGACGGAACTCGCGCAGGAGCGCGTCGAGATCGCGCGCGCGACGTACAAGGAGCGCCTCGGCGACCGCCTGCGCGCCTGGTCGGCCGACGACCTCGAGCACTTCGCCGATCTCCTCGACGCGCTCGGTCGCTGA